One Brachyspira suanatina DNA segment encodes these proteins:
- a CDS encoding dihydrofolate reductase has translation MIVSLIAAVDSKNGIGLNGIMPWGHIKEDMQFFRSTTTGYAVVMGRVTFESLGSKPLPNRKNIVISSNINNELSNKYDNLFYEKSFEDTISKLLLEKNNQIFIIGGESIYKKSLDYADIIYLTHIDKNYNCDRFFPEIDTSLFKSDKLKTFLYNDINVNIIKYTRYCM, from the coding sequence TTGATAGTTTCATTAATTGCTGCAGTAGATTCTAAAAATGGTATAGGATTAAATGGTATTATGCCTTGGGGACACATAAAAGAAGATATGCAGTTTTTTAGAAGCACAACTACAGGATATGCAGTTGTTATGGGCAGAGTTACTTTTGAGTCTTTAGGTTCAAAACCTCTTCCTAATAGAAAAAATATTGTTATATCTTCTAATATTAATAATGAGCTTTCAAATAAATATGATAATCTTTTTTATGAGAAATCTTTTGAAGATACTATTTCTAAATTACTTTTGGAAAAAAATAATCAGATATTCATTATAGGCGGAGAATCAATTTATAAAAAGTCTTTAGACTATGCTGATATAATATATCTTACTCATATAGATAAAAATTATAATTGCGACAGATTCTTTCCTGAAATAGATACGAGTTTATTTAAATCCGATAAATTAAAAACATTTTTATATAATGATATAAATGTGAATATAATAAAATACACCAGATATTGTATGTAA
- a CDS encoding ComEC/Rec2 family competence protein — MESLKEIKNYNKIFFLYPLTYIIYITLSFAVGTAIAFKTNKFLHISIIIALILIILSIISALKNKLNISIMSLIFSCLFIGYSYTIIRYYNILKNPLNNFDKPIEAYNAKILSYDGVVGFRERYIAYVNKVYDGTNWYDYAGNIRLYNDSLKTLFINDEITVSSKINLYKNILTNDDIYNSKIIIEVLSDRMLYGAASIYRYNNFVIQKNGFSIINYINAHSTKIRNIIKKSLGSNMEAIPYSIAQGIMIGDKNIIPYHIRQYFIDAGISHILSISGLHISMILSILFLILSFFPINFYKRILISTIITIIIYPPITLFSVSIIRASIMFFCLLISYYFDRNRNSINALFLSALIILLLNPNSIKDISFQFSFLATLGIIIYYPIFNFYIIKNIKNINTNNKITNLIKNISIKLLAFLSINIFALITVLPLSIYHFSILNITSLISNIFAVPISFIILSSSLITIITYQIYEPLSVFPSKTSEFFSYTLIELANKFSNIHFLKYELNLNLYYAIFATFMIIFAGILIRIKINKSNTL; from the coding sequence ATGGAATCGTTAAAAGAGATTAAAAATTATAATAAAATTTTTTTCCTATATCCTCTCACATATATAATATACATTACATTATCATTTGCAGTTGGTACAGCAATAGCATTCAAAACTAATAAATTTCTTCATATTTCTATTATAATAGCTTTGATACTTATAATTTTATCAATAATATCAGCATTAAAAAATAAATTAAATATTTCTATAATGTCGCTTATATTTTCATGTTTATTTATAGGATATAGCTATACAATTATTAGGTACTATAATATATTAAAAAATCCTCTTAATAATTTTGATAAGCCAATAGAAGCATACAATGCAAAAATATTATCTTATGACGGAGTTGTTGGTTTTAGAGAAAGATACATTGCTTATGTGAATAAAGTTTATGACGGTACTAATTGGTATGATTATGCAGGAAATATAAGACTTTATAATGATTCATTAAAAACATTATTCATTAACGATGAAATAACAGTATCATCAAAAATAAATTTATACAAAAATATATTAACTAACGATGACATTTATAATTCTAAAATAATAATAGAAGTTTTATCAGACAGAATGCTTTACGGCGCTGCAAGTATATACAGATATAATAATTTTGTTATTCAAAAAAACGGATTTTCTATTATTAATTATATAAATGCTCATTCTACAAAAATAAGAAACATAATAAAAAAATCATTAGGCTCGAATATGGAAGCTATACCCTACTCCATAGCACAAGGAATAATGATAGGAGATAAAAACATAATACCATATCATATAAGACAATACTTTATAGATGCTGGAATATCTCATATACTTTCTATATCAGGTCTCCATATTTCGATGATACTTTCAATTTTATTTTTAATACTATCATTCTTTCCTATAAACTTTTATAAAAGGATATTAATATCAACAATCATAACCATAATAATATATCCGCCTATAACATTGTTTTCAGTTTCCATAATAAGAGCAAGCATAATGTTTTTTTGTCTGCTTATATCATATTATTTTGACAGAAACAGAAATTCTATTAATGCATTATTTTTATCTGCTTTAATTATATTACTGTTAAATCCAAATTCAATTAAAGATATAAGTTTTCAATTTTCATTTTTAGCAACTTTAGGAATAATTATTTATTATCCAATATTCAATTTTTATATAATTAAAAACATAAAGAATATAAATACAAATAATAAAATTACAAACTTAATAAAAAATATTTCTATAAAACTATTAGCATTTTTATCTATAAATATATTTGCACTAATAACTGTTCTTCCGCTAAGCATATATCATTTTTCAATATTAAATATTACATCTCTAATATCAAATATATTTGCTGTACCTATATCTTTTATAATACTCTCATCATCATTAATAACAATAATAACATATCAAATATATGAACCATTATCAGTTTTTCCTTCCAAAACGTCAGAATTTTTTTCTTATACTTTAATAGAATTGGCAAATAAATTCAGCAATATACATTTCCTAAAATATGAATTAAACTTAAATTTATATTATGCAATATTTGCAACGTTTATGATAATATTTGCAGGTATATTAATAAGAATAAAGATTAACAAATCAAATACTTTATAA
- the rpsU gene encoding 30S ribosomal protein S21: MSELVRVFANEGEPVESVIKRFRRACENEGILQDLKEKQFYKKPSLEKKLQREKALKRMKRKIKKERRLGLL; encoded by the coding sequence GTGAGTGAATTGGTAAGAGTATTCGCTAATGAAGGCGAACCAGTAGAAAGCGTTATTAAAAGATTCCGTAGAGCTTGTGAAAATGAAGGCATATTGCAGGATCTTAAAGAAAAACAATTCTATAAAAAACCTTCTCTTGAGAAAAAACTTCAGAGAGAGAAAGCTCTTAAGAGAATGAAAAGAAAAATCAAAAAAGAACGCAGACTTGGTTTGTTATAA
- the groL gene encoding chaperonin GroEL (60 kDa chaperone family; promotes refolding of misfolded polypeptides especially under stressful conditions; forms two stacked rings of heptamers to form a barrel-shaped 14mer; ends can be capped by GroES; misfolded proteins enter the barrel where they are refolded when GroES binds) yields the protein MAAKQLLFDEEARRALMRGVDALANAVKVTLGPRGRNVVIDKKFGPPTIINDGVTIAKEIELEDPFENMGAQIVKEVATKTNDVAGDGTTTATVLAQAMVKEGLKNVTSGANPMLIKRGIEKAVSEIVAHIKSEAKQIKGKEEIAQVATISANNDKEIGSLISDAMEKVGKEGVITVEEAKSLETSLSLVEGMQFDRGYISPYFVTNGDSMTAELEDALLLIYDKKISNMKELLPILEKIAQTGKPFIIIAEDIENEALATLVLNKMRGVLNVCAVKAPGFGDRRKAMLEDIAILTGGQVISEDLGMKLENAAIEQLGRAKKITVDKENTTIVEGAGSKEDVKNRVATIKKQIEETDSDYDREKLQERLAKLSGGVAVINIGAATEVEMKEKKARVEDALSATRAAVEEGVIPGGGITYLHAQHKLESLTVENPDEQVGVNIVKRAIEEPIRMIATNAGLDGSVVAIEAKKQKGNMGFNALTNEWVDMLKAGIIDPAKVSRSALQNAASIASQVLTAEVIITDIPEPEKPMPPMPGGGMGGMY from the coding sequence ATGGCAGCAAAACAGCTATTATTTGATGAAGAAGCTAGACGTGCCCTTATGAGAGGAGTAGATGCTTTAGCTAATGCCGTAAAGGTAACTTTAGGACCACGTGGACGTAACGTTGTAATAGACAAAAAATTCGGTCCTCCTACTATAATAAATGATGGTGTAACTATCGCTAAAGAAATAGAATTAGAAGATCCATTTGAGAATATGGGTGCTCAAATAGTTAAAGAAGTAGCTACTAAAACTAATGATGTTGCAGGTGATGGTACTACTACTGCTACAGTTTTAGCTCAGGCTATGGTAAAAGAAGGTTTGAAAAATGTAACTAGCGGTGCTAATCCTATGCTTATTAAAAGAGGTATAGAAAAAGCTGTTAGTGAAATAGTTGCTCATATTAAATCTGAAGCTAAACAAATTAAAGGTAAGGAAGAAATCGCTCAAGTTGCTACTATTTCTGCTAATAATGATAAAGAAATAGGTTCTTTAATCAGCGATGCTATGGAAAAAGTTGGTAAAGAAGGTGTTATAACTGTTGAAGAAGCTAAATCTTTAGAAACTAGTCTTTCTTTAGTTGAAGGTATGCAGTTTGATAGAGGTTATATTTCTCCATATTTCGTAACTAATGGAGACAGCATGACTGCTGAATTAGAAGATGCTTTACTTCTTATTTATGATAAAAAAATATCCAATATGAAAGAACTTCTTCCTATACTTGAGAAAATTGCTCAAACAGGAAAACCTTTCATTATTATTGCTGAAGATATTGAAAATGAAGCTTTAGCTACTTTAGTATTAAACAAAATGAGAGGAGTATTAAACGTATGTGCTGTTAAAGCTCCTGGTTTTGGCGACAGAAGAAAAGCTATGTTAGAAGATATAGCTATTTTAACTGGTGGACAAGTTATCAGCGAAGATTTAGGTATGAAACTTGAAAATGCTGCTATCGAACAATTGGGTAGAGCTAAAAAAATCACTGTAGATAAAGAAAACACTACTATAGTTGAAGGTGCTGGAAGCAAAGAAGATGTTAAAAACAGAGTAGCTACTATTAAAAAACAAATAGAAGAAACTGACAGCGACTATGACAGAGAAAAATTACAAGAAAGATTAGCTAAACTTTCTGGTGGTGTTGCTGTTATCAATATAGGTGCTGCTACTGAAGTAGAAATGAAAGAGAAAAAAGCTAGAGTAGAAGATGCTTTATCTGCTACTAGAGCTGCTGTTGAAGAAGGCGTAATTCCTGGCGGCGGTATTACTTACTTACATGCTCAGCATAAATTAGAATCTTTAACTGTAGAAAATCCTGATGAACAAGTTGGTGTTAATATAGTTAAAAGAGCTATAGAAGAGCCTATCAGAATGATAGCTACAAATGCTGGTTTAGACGGTTCTGTTGTTGCTATTGAAGCTAAAAAACAAAAAGGCAATATGGGTTTCAATGCTCTTACTAATGAATGGGTTGATATGTTAAAAGCTGGTATTATTGATCCTGCTAAAGTTTCAAGAAGTGCTTTACAAAATGCTGCTTCTATTGCTAGCCAAGTATTAACTGCTGAAGTTATTATTACAGATATACCTGAACCTGAAAAACCAATGCCTCCAATGCCTGGCGGCGGAATGGGCGGTATGTATTAA
- a CDS encoding 3-deoxy-D-manno-octulosonic acid transferase, which yields MQKFLMSVYTIFGYIFYPVIFIVFSIMMIFNKSIRKGALSRLGFIYPKENNKNAVWIHAVSVGEIVAVREIVFTLIEKGYTIYLSTTTVGGYDIAKKNYGDKVELFYLTLDYPHMINKLINLISPEYVMIAEIEIWPTLIYSLHKKLIPLYMINGRIGKKEIKGYKNFKFFFKPYFNMYTKILAQSNIDKKNMIYIGMPESLITVTGNLKYDINYYVDEKKIDDLENMIPVNKFVITAGSTHPGEEELILKAINDLGIKDKVYIVIVPRDITRGEDIQKLANKLDYEMPLYTDYDKTSEDGIIINTIGELLNWYKLSDLVIMGGTFMGTMGGHNILEAIYFKKPVIVGKYMYNFIEIYEYMKEAVLTCNDKEKLADTIKEAYQNEELRNSLADKAYNLLIQNNGASKKTIDIINKYQGIV from the coding sequence ATGCAGAAATTTTTAATGTCTGTATACACAATATTCGGATACATTTTTTATCCTGTAATATTTATAGTTTTTTCCATTATGATGATCTTCAATAAAAGTATTAGAAAAGGGGCCTTATCAAGATTAGGTTTCATATATCCAAAAGAAAACAATAAGAATGCTGTATGGATACATGCTGTAAGTGTTGGAGAAATAGTAGCAGTTAGAGAAATAGTATTTACTTTAATAGAAAAAGGCTACACAATTTATTTATCTACCACTACAGTCGGAGGATATGATATAGCTAAAAAGAATTATGGAGATAAAGTAGAACTATTTTATCTTACTTTAGATTATCCTCATATGATTAATAAACTTATAAATTTAATTTCACCTGAATATGTAATGATAGCAGAAATAGAAATATGGCCTACTCTGATATATTCACTTCATAAAAAACTTATACCCCTATATATGATTAATGGAAGGATAGGTAAAAAGGAAATAAAAGGATATAAAAACTTTAAATTCTTTTTCAAGCCTTATTTCAATATGTACACTAAAATATTGGCACAGAGCAATATTGATAAAAAAAATATGATATACATAGGAATGCCTGAATCTCTTATAACTGTTACAGGAAATTTAAAATATGATATCAATTATTATGTAGATGAAAAAAAGATAGATGATTTAGAAAATATGATCCCTGTAAATAAATTTGTTATAACAGCAGGAAGCACACATCCAGGAGAAGAAGAACTTATATTAAAAGCTATAAATGATTTAGGAATTAAAGATAAAGTATATATAGTTATAGTACCAAGAGATATAACAAGAGGCGAAGATATACAAAAATTAGCTAATAAATTAGATTATGAAATGCCTCTTTATACTGATTATGATAAAACATCTGAAGACGGAATAATAATAAATACAATAGGTGAATTATTGAATTGGTATAAACTTTCTGACTTAGTTATAATGGGCGGTACTTTTATGGGAACTATGGGCGGACATAATATATTAGAAGCTATTTATTTTAAAAAGCCGGTTATAGTTGGAAAGTATATGTATAATTTTATTGAAATATATGAGTATATGAAAGAAGCTGTACTCACTTGCAATGATAAAGAAAAATTAGCTGATACAATAAAAGAAGCATATCAAAATGAAGAGCTTCGAAATAGTTTAGCAGATAAAGCATATAATTTACTCATACAAAATAACGGTGCTTCCAAAAAAACTATAGATATCATAAATAAATATCAGGGTATAGTATAA
- a CDS encoding TetR/AcrR family transcriptional regulator: protein MTPREQIVNAGKRLFKKYGFKKASMSDIALMVHKSKSSIYHYFKSKEEIFFAIAENEANDLKKELYEAIKKEDTAEAKLRAYILTRQKGYIKLANLYEALHSEIFEDFTLIEHMRAQYHKEEYNTIKMILRSGVKKGLFNIDLRLATEAILAIIKGFELEWAKNKNSELYEKDLDTIINIIFYGIVKRD, encoded by the coding sequence ATGACTCCTCGGGAACAGATAGTAAATGCTGGAAAACGACTATTTAAAAAGTACGGATTCAAAAAAGCATCTATGAGTGATATAGCATTGATGGTACATAAATCCAAAAGCAGTATTTATCATTATTTCAAAAGTAAAGAAGAAATATTTTTTGCCATAGCAGAAAATGAAGCCAATGACCTAAAAAAAGAATTATATGAAGCAATAAAAAAAGAAGATACCGCAGAAGCAAAATTGAGAGCATACATTCTCACGAGACAAAAAGGTTATATAAAACTTGCCAATCTTTATGAAGCACTTCACAGCGAAATATTTGAAGACTTCACTCTTATAGAACATATGAGAGCACAATATCATAAAGAAGAATATAATACTATAAAAATGATATTAAGAAGCGGAGTAAAAAAAGGTTTATTCAATATAGATTTAAGACTTGCCACTGAAGCTATTCTCGCCATAATAAAAGGTTTTGAATTAGAATGGGCTAAAAATAAAAATTCAGAGCTTTATGAAAAAGATTTAGATACTATTATAAATATTATTTTCTATGGAATCGTTAAAAGAGATTAA
- a CDS encoding YhjD/YihY/BrkB family envelope integrity protein, with protein MTKIQKIKNFFKKLKIFFNEEIYYTDPKLFNPIQKFFLNSYRIIVFAVTDFFKDDCTIRAAALTYLVTLSFIPTLIVGLFILRIFNIYQNIFVFIFDWMEKNAPFYEPMVRQILNIADNTDLASFGIIGIISTIVSVALILHSIQRSLIKIWRVKIKTSIPRVAANYIALLFLIPILIGISFTLITYTSISLHSLPALIKILLSWVTPIISTSLLVLFLYVLVPQTKVNWSNATISSVLVAIAIITLFSVYFKLNIDVKNYKQIFDNDKYKIEYLVKEINTADQQNNIIETNDVGIINNNTNNNIETITNDDYKEMINTNKNMLQKNQKIDVDNISSIKIERISYAIIQNIGTGIGATTYKKEPLETNMLEFLTFSPNVSEQLLKYNFQIDDIVTISSENNMLTSIMPAELSSASSFAQIPVLLLLLYIVWLIILFGAELTYSIQYFRSYGVDKNSIKLSFAEKELIALEFMDIISYRFIKRKKAITMYELAKELRTAPTIITEISEPLEKSMYVIKISNGANISYSLGCPPESISIGDILYALRMEGGFRNKNIKTDDKYKNLLYKNKEISRKDYNTNFLDILHQKNRK; from the coding sequence ATGACTAAAATTCAAAAAATTAAAAATTTTTTCAAAAAATTGAAGATTTTTTTCAATGAAGAGATATATTATACAGATCCTAAATTATTTAATCCTATACAAAAGTTTTTTCTCAATTCTTATAGAATAATAGTATTTGCCGTAACAGACTTCTTTAAAGATGACTGTACAATAAGAGCGGCAGCTTTAACATATCTTGTAACGTTATCTTTTATACCAACATTAATAGTAGGACTTTTTATATTAAGAATATTCAATATATATCAAAATATATTTGTTTTCATATTTGATTGGATGGAAAAAAATGCTCCATTCTATGAGCCTATGGTTAGGCAAATACTTAATATAGCTGATAATACTGATTTAGCTAGTTTTGGGATAATAGGTATTATATCAACTATAGTCAGCGTTGCTTTAATACTTCATAGCATACAAAGATCATTAATAAAAATATGGCGTGTAAAAATTAAAACTTCTATACCAAGAGTAGCAGCTAATTACATAGCATTATTATTTCTGATACCTATACTTATTGGTATATCATTTACTTTAATTACTTATACTTCTATAAGCCTTCATAGCCTTCCTGCATTAATTAAAATATTATTATCTTGGGTTACCCCTATAATATCTACTTCATTATTAGTATTATTTTTATATGTATTAGTACCTCAGACTAAAGTAAATTGGTCTAATGCCACCATATCATCAGTATTGGTTGCAATTGCTATAATAACTCTATTCAGTGTATATTTTAAACTTAATATAGATGTAAAAAATTATAAACAAATATTTGATAATGATAAATACAAAATAGAATATTTAGTTAAAGAAATAAATACTGCAGACCAGCAAAATAACATTATAGAAACAAATGATGTTGGTATTATTAATAACAATACTAATAATAATATAGAAACAATTACTAATGATGATTATAAAGAAATGATAAATACAAATAAAAATATGCTTCAAAAGAATCAAAAAATTGATGTTGATAACATATCAAGTATAAAAATAGAAAGAATAAGCTATGCTATTATACAGAATATTGGAACAGGAATAGGTGCTACAACTTATAAAAAAGAACCTCTAGAAACTAATATGCTTGAATTTTTAACTTTTTCTCCAAATGTATCAGAACAATTATTGAAATATAATTTTCAAATAGATGATATAGTTACTATAAGTAGTGAAAACAATATGCTTACAAGTATAATGCCTGCTGAATTATCTTCTGCCAGCTCATTTGCTCAAATACCTGTATTATTATTATTGTTATATATAGTATGGCTTATAATATTATTTGGAGCAGAACTCACCTACTCTATACAATATTTTAGATCTTATGGAGTTGATAAAAACAGTATTAAATTATCATTTGCTGAAAAAGAACTTATAGCATTAGAATTTATGGATATAATATCTTATAGATTTATAAAAAGAAAAAAAGCTATAACTATGTATGAACTAGCAAAAGAACTTAGAACAGCTCCTACAATTATTACAGAAATATCAGAACCATTAGAAAAATCAATGTATGTTATAAAAATATCTAATGGAGCAAATATATCATATTCTTTGGGATGTCCTCCGGAATCTATCAGTATAGGAGATATTTTATATGCTCTTAGAATGGAAGGAGGATTCAGAAATAAAAATATAAAAACAGATGATAAATATAAAAATTTATTATATAAAAATAAAGAAATATCAAGAAAGGATTATAATACCAATTTCTTAGATATATTACATCAAAAAAATCGCAAATAA
- a CDS encoding methyl-accepting chemotaxis protein, whose protein sequence is MKSIIKYINNLMFKFLFPFSAFLFIVYIIILFIYEPIYKKNFMKDNINFMHNVRIDISNWLLYFNSKIEVIKSYNTAPISKDDMLIAFGEILKDPGMVDLYFANDIPFKDGGSFINLLEASLPLDYDQTTREWFQGALKTTNFYVSAPYIAATTGEVVVTFAKAVYTNNALKGVIGMDISLKNLETISDKYGSENNATINIITDKGIYLNHKDKNYLLSEQNTLLKNNLFSKYINDVTSKEIFYNLDNKNWIISMQIPSVSWICTSYGDNTKLNKSLAFFKISLLLVILLLILLETILVMVIARPISNSLNLVALNMSKMAEGNFHIKFDDKYNKKKDEMGRVVNSINDMQAHISEVISNFKQEINNINSDAATISNGSIHLSDRTSSQAASLEELASSIEALSNSLRDTSINSSKAKEVSTKAAEATRNGVEASNRTLKDMQDISEASKKISDITKMIQSIAFQTNILALNAAVEAARAGEQGRGFAVVASEIRTLAQNVNDAANEITNITSDTINKINVGNEAVELSAKLLGDIEAFVFEVSEDLSNITNAIIEEDDNITQIKMAVNSLNDITQENSYMAQESANLSKNVSEKTEAMVKDLEYFSLE, encoded by the coding sequence ATGAAAAGCATTATAAAATACATTAATAATTTAATGTTTAAATTTTTGTTTCCATTTTCTGCTTTTTTATTTATAGTATATATAATTATATTATTTATATATGAACCTATATACAAAAAAAATTTCATGAAAGACAATATCAATTTTATGCATAATGTAAGAATAGACATATCAAATTGGTTATTATATTTTAATTCAAAGATAGAAGTTATAAAATCATACAATACTGCTCCAATATCAAAAGATGATATGTTAATAGCATTTGGAGAAATATTAAAAGATCCAGGAATGGTAGATTTGTATTTTGCAAATGATATACCTTTTAAAGATGGAGGTTCATTCATAAATCTTTTAGAAGCAAGTTTACCTCTTGATTATGATCAAACTACTAGAGAATGGTTTCAAGGAGCATTAAAAACTACAAATTTCTATGTAAGTGCACCATACATAGCAGCAACTACAGGAGAAGTTGTTGTTACATTTGCAAAAGCTGTTTATACTAATAATGCTTTAAAGGGTGTTATAGGTATGGACATATCTTTAAAAAATTTAGAAACAATATCTGATAAATATGGCAGTGAAAATAATGCTACTATTAATATTATTACAGATAAAGGAATATATTTGAATCATAAGGATAAAAATTATTTACTTAGTGAACAAAACACATTATTAAAAAACAATTTATTTTCAAAATATATTAATGATGTTACAAGTAAAGAAATTTTTTATAATTTGGACAATAAGAATTGGATAATAAGTATGCAAATTCCTTCCGTATCATGGATATGTACTAGTTATGGAGATAATACAAAACTAAATAAGTCATTAGCATTTTTTAAAATTTCATTATTATTAGTTATACTGCTTCTTATACTTTTAGAAACTATATTAGTTATGGTGATAGCAAGACCTATATCAAATAGTTTAAATTTAGTTGCATTGAATATGAGTAAAATGGCTGAAGGTAATTTCCATATAAAATTTGATGATAAATACAACAAAAAGAAAGATGAAATGGGAAGAGTTGTTAATTCTATAAATGATATGCAGGCTCATATATCCGAAGTCATATCCAATTTTAAACAGGAAATCAATAATATAAATAGCGATGCAGCTACAATATCAAATGGAAGCATACATCTATCCGACAGAACTTCATCACAAGCAGCATCTTTAGAAGAATTAGCAAGTTCTATAGAGGCATTATCAAATTCTTTGAGAGACACTTCTATAAACTCATCAAAAGCTAAAGAAGTAAGTACAAAAGCTGCTGAAGCTACAAGAAATGGAGTAGAAGCATCTAATAGAACATTAAAAGATATGCAAGATATTTCTGAAGCAAGTAAAAAAATATCTGATATAACAAAGATGATACAATCCATAGCATTTCAAACTAATATATTGGCTTTAAATGCAGCAGTAGAAGCTGCAAGAGCCGGAGAGCAAGGAAGAGGATTTGCAGTTGTTGCTTCTGAAATAAGGACATTAGCACAAAATGTTAATGATGCTGCCAATGAAATAACCAATATCACATCAGATACAATAAATAAAATCAATGTAGGAAATGAGGCTGTAGAATTATCTGCTAAACTATTAGGCGATATAGAAGCTTTTGTATTTGAAGTATCTGAAGATTTATCTAATATAACAAATGCTATAATAGAAGAAGATGATAATATCACTCAAATAAAAATGGCAGTTAACTCTTTAAATGATATTACTCAAGAGAATTCTTATATGGCTCAGGAAAGTGCTAATCTCAGTAAAAATGTATCAGAAAAAACAGAGGCGATGGTAAAAGATTTAGAGTATTTTTCATTAGAATAA
- a CDS encoding thymidylate synthase, which yields MQNYLELLRKVLEEGEETKDRTGVGTRRIFGPQLRFKFEGNKIPIITTKRVFMKGVIIELLWFLQGSTNIKFLLENNVHIWDEWADDMGELGPVYGKQWRAWETKEGNKIDQISNIVNTLRNNPTSRRIILNAWNVGEIDQMHLPPCHMMCQFSVNSKGGIITHLYQRSADLFLGVPFNISSYAILTRLLAMHSGLHASELIMTFGDAHIYNNHIEQVKTQLSREPFNQTTELFIENRSNIFSHIYEDFRLEGYKYYPTIKAEVAV from the coding sequence ATGCAGAACTATTTAGAATTATTAAGAAAAGTTTTAGAAGAAGGTGAAGAAACTAAAGACAGAACAGGAGTAGGTACAAGAAGAATATTTGGTCCTCAATTAAGATTTAAATTTGAAGGAAATAAAATACCAATCATAACTACTAAAAGAGTTTTTATGAAAGGTGTTATTATAGAATTACTTTGGTTTTTGCAGGGATCTACCAATATAAAATTTTTATTGGAGAATAATGTTCATATATGGGATGAGTGGGCTGACGATATGGGAGAGCTTGGCCCTGTATATGGAAAACAATGGAGAGCTTGGGAGACCAAAGAAGGAAACAAAATAGATCAAATATCAAATATAGTAAATACATTAAGAAATAATCCAACAAGCAGAAGGATCATTTTAAATGCTTGGAATGTAGGAGAGATTGATCAGATGCATCTTCCACCATGTCATATGATGTGTCAGTTTTCAGTTAATAGCAAAGGCGGAATAATTACTCATTTATATCAAAGATCTGCTGATTTATTTTTGGGAGTTCCTTTTAATATAAGTTCTTATGCTATACTTACAAGACTTTTAGCTATGCATAGTGGACTTCATGCTTCAGAATTAATAATGACATTCGGAGATGCACATATTTATAATAATCATATAGAGCAAGTAAAGACTCAGCTTTCAAGAGAACCTTTTAATCAAACAACAGAATTATTTATAGAAAATCGTTCTAATATATTTAGTCATATTTATGAGGATTTTAGATTAGAAGGTTACAAATATTATCCTACTATAAAAGCGGAGGTGGCTGTTTGA